Proteins encoded in a region of the Planctomycetota bacterium genome:
- the solA gene encoding N-methyl-L-tryptophan oxidase: MPPRTSCSTAGRSASAVPVAPGFPTCRCRPNSAARPTPSRCSNDHRPLWRSRDCICTARGGAMTPAGSHADVVVVGGGGMGSAAAAEIAARGRSVIVLDRFPPPHDRGSSHGQSRLIRLAYFEHPDYVPLLRRAYERWRALEEETGRGLLTESGLLLVGPPTGEAIRGTLHAAAVHGLPLERLDTAAARAASPLFSLPDDWVALLERRGGWLRVEECVAAHVDRAVRHGARIDTGVTVHGWRGGGREIVIDTDRGTYAADRVVLAPGPWAGDLLQLPKVTFRVLRKGLFWFRPRARRRAEFAPGTLPCFAFDLPEGFFYGFPEIDGSGVKVAEHTGGTPIADPLAVDRGIDEQEVARVRRFLAAHVPAADGPPVRSAACLYTMSPDGHFLLGLHPADPRVAIAAGFSGHGFKFAAVVGEVLADLALAGATALPIGFLSPTRF; encoded by the coding sequence ATGCCGCCGCGCACGTCATGCTCGACCGCTGGCAGATCCGCGTCGGCGGTGCCCGTGGCGCCGGGTTTCCCGACATGCCGTTGCCGGCCCAATTCGGCGGCCCGGCCGACGCCGTCACGGTGCTCGAATGATCACCGGCCGCTGTGGCGCAGCCGCGACTGCATCTGCACCGCTCGCGGTGGTGCGATGACGCCCGCGGGCTCCCATGCCGACGTGGTCGTCGTCGGCGGTGGCGGCATGGGCAGTGCCGCGGCGGCGGAGATCGCCGCGCGCGGCCGGAGCGTGATCGTCCTCGACCGCTTCCCGCCGCCGCACGACCGGGGCAGTTCGCACGGGCAGTCGCGCCTCATCCGTCTGGCCTACTTCGAGCATCCCGACTACGTCCCGCTCCTCCGTCGCGCCTACGAGCGGTGGCGTGCGCTCGAGGAGGAGACGGGGCGGGGGCTGCTCACCGAGTCGGGCCTGCTGCTCGTCGGTCCGCCCACGGGGGAGGCGATCCGCGGCACGCTCCACGCCGCCGCGGTCCACGGCCTGCCCCTCGAGCGGCTCGACACCGCCGCCGCGCGCGCCGCAAGCCCGCTGTTTTCCCTCCCCGACGACTGGGTCGCCCTTCTCGAACGCCGCGGCGGGTGGCTGCGCGTCGAGGAGTGCGTCGCCGCCCACGTCGATCGGGCGGTTCGGCATGGCGCGCGGATCGACACGGGCGTGACCGTCCACGGCTGGCGCGGCGGCGGCCGCGAGATCGTGATCGACACCGACCGGGGGACGTACGCCGCCGACCGGGTCGTCCTCGCGCCGGGGCCGTGGGCCGGCGACCTTCTCCAGCTGCCGAAGGTGACGTTCCGCGTCCTTCGCAAGGGGCTGTTCTGGTTTCGCCCGCGCGCCCGGCGCCGGGCGGAGTTCGCGCCTGGCACGCTCCCCTGCTTCGCCTTCGACCTGCCCGAGGGATTCTTCTACGGGTTCCCCGAGATCGACGGAAGCGGCGTCAAGGTCGCCGAGCACACCGGCGGCACGCCCATCGCCGATCCGCTGGCCGTCGACCGCGGGATCGACGAACAGGAAGTGGCGCGGGTCCGTCGGTTCCTCGCCGCGCACGTCCCCGCGGCGGACGGGCCGCCGGTCCGGTCCGCGGCCTGCCTCTACACGATGTCCCCCGACGGCCACTTCCTCCTCGGCCTCCATCCGGCCGATCCGCGGGTGGCGATCGCCGCCGGTTTCTCCGGCCACGGCTTCAAGTTCGCCGCCGTCGTCGGCGAGGTGCTCGCCGACCTCGCCCTCGCCGGCGCCACGGCACTGCCGATCGGCTTCCTGTCGCCCACGCGGTTCTGA
- the rbsK gene encoding ribokinase, whose protein sequence is MTPRRPRIVVVGSANTDLVVRCGHIPRPGETVLGGELLQAPGGKGANQAVAAARLGAAVTFVARLGDDPFGAAARAGYARDGIDTTHCLADPSAPSGVALILVDGAGENAIAVASGANARLSVADVDRAAAAIRGADLLLLQLEVPLATVTHAARIARAAGVPVLLDPAPVPDGGIPDELAALVTVLKPNESEAARLTSAATGDVTSAAGAARQLLARGPHLVVVTRGAAGAVVANRDGVVALPAFSVTAVDTTAAGDAFTAALAVGLAERLPPAEAARRAAAAGALAATRRGAQPSLPTRAEQEAFLAAHVTAPRPAADR, encoded by the coding sequence ATGACCCCACGCCGTCCCCGGATCGTCGTCGTCGGCAGTGCCAATACCGACCTCGTCGTTCGCTGCGGTCACATTCCGCGCCCCGGTGAGACGGTGCTCGGCGGCGAGCTGCTCCAGGCTCCGGGGGGCAAGGGGGCCAATCAGGCGGTCGCCGCCGCGCGGCTCGGTGCGGCGGTGACGTTCGTCGCCCGGCTCGGCGACGATCCCTTCGGCGCGGCTGCCCGAGCCGGCTACGCCCGCGACGGCATCGACACCACCCACTGCCTCGCCGATCCCTCCGCACCGTCGGGCGTGGCGCTGATCCTCGTCGACGGCGCCGGGGAAAACGCGATCGCCGTCGCCTCCGGTGCCAATGCCCGGCTGTCGGTCGCCGATGTCGACCGGGCCGCGGCGGCGATCCGTGGCGCCGATCTGCTCCTGCTCCAGCTCGAGGTGCCCCTGGCCACGGTCACGCACGCGGCGCGCATCGCCCGGGCCGCCGGCGTGCCGGTGCTCCTTGACCCGGCGCCAGTGCCTGACGGCGGCATTCCCGACGAGCTCGCCGCGCTGGTCACGGTCCTCAAGCCCAATGAGTCCGAAGCCGCCCGGCTCACCAGTGCCGCGACGGGCGACGTCACCTCGGCTGCCGGGGCAGCCCGTCAGCTGCTCGCCCGCGGCCCTCACCTCGTGGTGGTGACGCGCGGCGCCGCCGGCGCCGTCGTCGCCAACCGCGACGGGGTCGTCGCGCTGCCGGCGTTTTCGGTCACCGCGGTCGACACGACCGCCGCGGGCGATGCCTTCACTGCCGCCCTCGCGGTGGGGCTGGCCGAGCGGCTGCCCCCGGCCGAGGCCGCGCGCCGCGCCGCAGCCGCCGGCGCGCTGGCCGCGACCCGCCGCGGTGCCCAACCCTCGCTGCCGACGCGTGCCGAACAGGAGGCGTTTCTCGCCGCGCACGTCACGGCGCCCCGGCCAGCGGCCGACCGATGA
- a CDS encoding dihydroxy-acid dehydratase, with the protein MPNSPSVPDRDPRSLRSWRWFGPDDLRSFGHRSRLRQMGLTADDAEGKPVIAILNTWSDLAQCHTHFRDRVADVKRGVWQAGGFPVEIPVLSLSEMFVKPTAMYHRNLLALEVEEVLRSQPIDGCVLMGGCDKTVPGLLLGAISAGLPALFLPAGPMLAGRYRDQRLGSGTDVWKYWAERQAGCLSDCAWRQIEDGIARSPGTCMTMGTASTMAALVETLGMALPGSATIPAVHSAHARLATACGRRIVDMVWERLTPARILSAAAFANAVVADMALCGSTNAIVHLIALARRAGVALSLDDFDRISRQVPVIANLRPAGAYLMEDFHDAGGVPALLSRLRGHLALDCPTVTGRTLGENIAGAEVLADDVIRPLDRPLDTAGGTCVLRGTLAPDGAVIKPTAADPRLLVHTGPALVFADYADLKARIDAPDLPVTPDSVLVLRSAGPVGAPGMPEWGMLPIPRKLLAAGVRDMVRVSDARMSGTSYGTCVLHVAPESAIGGPLALVRDGDLVALDVPARRLDLFVDVAELARRRAAWSPPPRRAERGYGRLYLDEVTQAPEGCDFRFLEAGPDTPEPDIF; encoded by the coding sequence ATGCCGAACAGTCCGTCCGTGCCCGATCGCGATCCGCGCTCCCTCCGTTCGTGGCGCTGGTTCGGCCCCGACGACCTGCGCAGCTTCGGGCACCGCAGCCGACTCCGGCAGATGGGGCTCACCGCCGACGATGCCGAAGGCAAGCCGGTGATCGCGATCCTCAACACGTGGAGCGATCTGGCACAGTGCCACACGCACTTCCGTGATCGCGTTGCCGACGTGAAGCGCGGTGTCTGGCAGGCGGGGGGATTCCCGGTCGAGATCCCGGTGCTGTCGCTGTCGGAGATGTTCGTCAAGCCGACGGCGATGTACCACCGCAACCTGCTGGCCCTCGAGGTCGAGGAGGTCCTCCGCAGCCAGCCGATCGACGGCTGCGTGCTGATGGGAGGCTGCGACAAGACCGTGCCGGGGCTGCTCCTCGGGGCGATCTCCGCCGGCCTGCCGGCGCTGTTCCTCCCCGCCGGGCCGATGCTCGCCGGACGCTACCGCGACCAACGCCTCGGCAGCGGCACCGACGTCTGGAAGTATTGGGCGGAGCGCCAGGCCGGCTGCCTCTCGGACTGCGCCTGGCGGCAGATCGAGGACGGGATCGCGCGGTCGCCCGGCACCTGCATGACGATGGGCACCGCCTCGACGATGGCGGCGCTGGTCGAGACGCTCGGGATGGCCCTTCCCGGATCGGCGACGATCCCCGCCGTCCACTCGGCACACGCTCGCCTCGCCACGGCCTGCGGCCGGCGGATCGTGGACATGGTCTGGGAGCGGCTGACGCCGGCGCGGATCCTGTCGGCGGCGGCGTTCGCCAACGCCGTCGTCGCCGACATGGCGCTGTGCGGTTCGACCAACGCCATCGTCCACCTCATCGCGCTGGCGCGGCGCGCCGGCGTCGCGCTGTCGCTCGACGACTTCGACCGGATCTCGCGGCAAGTGCCGGTGATCGCCAACCTCCGCCCCGCCGGCGCCTACCTGATGGAGGATTTCCACGACGCCGGAGGGGTGCCGGCGCTGCTCTCGCGTCTCCGCGGCCACCTCGCCCTCGACTGCCCGACCGTCACCGGTCGGACGCTCGGCGAGAACATCGCCGGCGCCGAGGTTCTCGCCGACGACGTCATCCGCCCGCTCGATCGGCCGCTCGATACCGCCGGGGGAACGTGCGTGCTCCGCGGCACCCTCGCCCCGGACGGCGCGGTGATCAAGCCGACCGCCGCCGATCCGCGGCTGCTGGTCCATACCGGGCCGGCGCTGGTGTTCGCCGATTACGCCGACCTCAAGGCGCGGATCGACGCCCCGGATCTGCCCGTCACCCCCGACAGCGTGCTCGTCCTCCGTTCCGCCGGCCCGGTGGGCGCCCCCGGGATGCCCGAATGGGGCATGCTGCCGATCCCCAGAAAGCTGCTCGCCGCGGGGGTGCGCGACATGGTGCGGGTCTCCGACGCGCGGATGTCGGGGACGAGTTACGGCACGTGTGTGCTCCACGTCGCGCCGGAATCGGCGATCGGTGGGCCGCTCGCGCTGGTCCGCGACGGCGACCTCGTGGCCCTCGACGTGCCGGCCCGGCGGCTCGACCTCTTCGTCGATGTGGCAGAGCTGGCCCGGCGCCGCGCCGCGTGGAGCCCGCCGCCGCGGCGCGCGGAGCGCGGGTACGGCCGGCTGTATCTCGACGAGGTGACGCAGGCGCCCGAGGGCTGCGATTTCCGGTTCCTCGAGGCCGGCCCCGACACGCCGGAGCCCGACATCTTCTGA
- a CDS encoding penicillin-binding protein activator LpoB — protein sequence MPSPRRAFVSTLVVPLVAAASAAGCRATRFSRIIEPGDRLMTGSHQAGQETFRPLVNESVAKLLARHCGDPVRQVSFDGVEVVPPPRRRICFVGVENASAEDIGDFKEQVFEIIDQRILDSQSFESINRRAVDAALRETRSRPDELLVPERMRAFAATMESQGQPIDFLLYARLTSGTTRSNRDEQRDYLLTLELVDVRTGTYDKQSAELSKGYHHSRLSRWWATRPRSRP from the coding sequence ATGCCGTCACCACGGCGCGCGTTCGTCTCGACGCTGGTCGTTCCGCTGGTCGCTGCCGCCTCGGCCGCCGGCTGCCGGGCGACCCGGTTCTCCCGGATCATCGAGCCGGGAGACCGGCTGATGACCGGAAGCCACCAGGCCGGCCAGGAAACGTTTCGCCCGCTGGTCAACGAGTCGGTGGCCAAGCTCCTGGCCCGGCACTGCGGCGACCCGGTCCGGCAGGTGTCGTTCGACGGCGTCGAGGTGGTGCCGCCGCCGCGGCGCCGGATCTGCTTTGTCGGCGTCGAGAACGCGAGCGCCGAGGACATCGGCGACTTCAAGGAGCAGGTGTTCGAGATCATCGACCAGCGGATCCTCGACAGCCAGTCGTTCGAGTCGATCAACCGCCGCGCGGTCGACGCCGCCCTCCGCGAGACGCGTTCGCGCCCCGACGAGCTGCTCGTCCCCGAGCGGATGCGTGCCTTCGCCGCGACGATGGAGAGCCAAGGGCAGCCGATCGACTTCCTCCTCTACGCCCGCCTCACCAGCGGCACCACGCGATCCAACCGCGATGAGCAGCGCGACTACCTGCTGACGCTCGAACTGGTCGATGTCCGCACCGGCACCTACGACAAGCAGTCGGCCGAACTTTCCAAGGGCTACCACCACAGCCGGCTGTCACGGTGGTGGGCCACCCGGCCCCGCAGCCGGCCGTGA
- a CDS encoding sugar phosphate isomerase/epimerase translates to MRLGLINSAFAQAGKGTRFGLEQTKRLGFDSVDLLADPLVMSAEERRLIPAVCRELDLPIVSLCCVSLGLIDWNPPIRDCHLARTKAHVDLCAEYGCTNLLLVLGEYVWQKECVPPQEQWDLAVDACRRLGAYAADRGVRIAIELEPFHMSLVNSIDSMLRLLDEVGLPDTVRANCDISHLHIVRTPPAEIARLAGRIEHVHLSDCDGTRHGDLPPGRGVTPIADYLAAIRDTGYDGTVSVELEFAPDPAGIVDWVAEAHDATAKIMADLGCRR, encoded by the coding sequence CGGCTCGGCTTCGACTCGGTCGACCTGCTCGCCGATCCCCTGGTGATGTCGGCGGAGGAGCGCCGGCTGATCCCCGCCGTCTGCCGTGAGCTCGACCTGCCGATCGTCAGCCTGTGTTGCGTGTCGCTCGGGCTGATCGACTGGAATCCGCCGATCCGCGACTGCCATCTCGCGCGAACGAAAGCCCACGTCGATCTGTGCGCGGAGTACGGCTGCACCAACCTCCTGCTCGTCCTCGGCGAGTACGTCTGGCAGAAGGAGTGCGTGCCGCCGCAGGAGCAGTGGGACCTCGCCGTCGATGCCTGCCGCCGGCTCGGCGCCTACGCCGCGGACCGTGGCGTGCGGATCGCGATCGAGCTCGAGCCGTTCCATATGTCGCTGGTCAATTCGATCGACAGCATGCTCCGCCTCCTCGACGAGGTCGGCCTCCCCGACACCGTCCGTGCCAACTGCGACATCTCCCACCTCCACATCGTCCGCACCCCGCCGGCCGAGATCGCCCGGCTCGCCGGCCGGATCGAGCACGTCCATCTGTCCGACTGCGACGGCACGCGCCACGGCGACCTGCCGCCGGGGCGCGGCGTGACGCCGATCGCCGACTACCTGGCGGCGATCCGCGACACCGGCTACGACGGCACGGTGAGCGTCGAGCTGGAATTCGCCCCCGACCCGGCGGGGATCGTGGACTGGGTCGCCGAGGCCCACGACGCCACGGCGAAGATCATGGCCGACCTCGGCTGCCGCCGATGA
- a CDS encoding Gfo/Idh/MocA family oxidoreductase, which produces MAASAPRTSGPPEPVTGSPGARSIGRRDLLRAAALAAPTIVSARALGLEPGVAAASERITLGVIGIGPRCRYVLGAMLPLPDVQCLAIADVQRTRRDAGKKLVDDHYGTTDCRVFRDFRELLDRPGIDAVLVATGDRWHGPASMLAAAAGKDVYSEKPCGISIGVCQRLADTFRRTGRIFQAGTQRRSVPNFIAAVELARSGKLGALRTLHASAYKPVLANDWLPAQPTPDRDECDWNLWLGPAPWRPFNQQYVDGKWRGYHDFDSGAKLLDWGAHTVDLCQWAGGYDGTTPVEFDPQPTALECRYADGVRLVIDFLPDPFGDRGPNWNTKLGTCPVKFVGDDGWVETGDAGGTDLSDEALRPAIGAAAKKIAGTDAALHARNFFDCVKSRQPTVCNADVMRTSHVACHAAALAWILGRPLRFDPVQEAFLTADGRPDHEADGLRSRPERDPFA; this is translated from the coding sequence ATGGCTGCCTCCGCTCCCCGCACCTCCGGCCCGCCCGAACCGGTCACCGGCAGCCCGGGGGCGCGCTCCATCGGCCGTCGCGACCTGCTGCGGGCCGCGGCGCTGGCCGCGCCGACGATCGTCTCGGCGCGGGCGCTGGGCCTCGAGCCGGGAGTGGCGGCGGCGAGCGAACGGATCACGCTGGGGGTGATCGGAATCGGGCCGCGCTGCCGCTACGTTCTCGGCGCGATGCTGCCGCTGCCCGACGTGCAGTGCCTGGCGATCGCCGACGTGCAGCGCACGCGGCGCGACGCCGGGAAGAAACTCGTCGACGACCACTACGGCACCACCGATTGTCGGGTGTTTCGTGACTTCCGCGAGCTCCTCGATCGCCCCGGCATCGACGCCGTCCTCGTCGCCACCGGCGACCGCTGGCACGGTCCGGCCTCGATGCTCGCCGCCGCGGCGGGGAAGGACGTGTACAGCGAGAAGCCGTGCGGGATCTCGATCGGGGTCTGCCAGCGGCTCGCCGACACATTCCGTCGTACCGGGCGGATCTTCCAGGCCGGCACGCAGCGCCGCAGTGTTCCCAACTTCATCGCCGCAGTCGAGCTTGCCCGGTCGGGAAAGCTCGGGGCGCTGCGCACGCTCCACGCCTCGGCCTACAAGCCGGTGCTCGCCAACGACTGGCTCCCCGCCCAGCCCACCCCCGACCGCGACGAGTGCGACTGGAACCTGTGGCTCGGCCCGGCGCCGTGGCGCCCGTTCAACCAGCAGTACGTCGACGGCAAGTGGCGCGGGTATCACGATTTCGACTCAGGCGCCAAGCTGCTCGACTGGGGTGCCCACACCGTCGACCTCTGCCAGTGGGCCGGTGGCTACGACGGCACGACGCCGGTCGAGTTCGATCCGCAGCCGACCGCGCTCGAGTGCCGCTACGCCGACGGCGTCAGGCTCGTGATCGACTTCCTCCCCGACCCGTTCGGCGACCGGGGCCCCAACTGGAACACCAAGCTCGGCACCTGCCCCGTGAAGTTCGTCGGCGACGACGGCTGGGTGGAGACGGGCGACGCCGGGGGAACCGATCTTTCCGACGAGGCGCTACGCCCGGCGATCGGCGCCGCCGCCAAGAAGATCGCCGGCACCGATGCGGCGCTCCACGCGCGCAACTTCTTCGACTGCGTCAAGTCGCGCCAGCCGACGGTCTGCAACGCCGACGTGATGCGCACCAGCCACGTCGCCTGCCACGCCGCGGCGCTGGCGTGGATCCTCGGCCGCCCGCTGCGCTTCGACCCGGTGCAGGAGGCTTTCCTCACCGCCGACGGCCGGCCCGACCACGAGGCCGACGGCCTCCGCTCGCGCCCGGAGCGCGACCCGTTTGCCTGA
- a CDS encoding dihydrodipicolinate synthase family protein, giving the protein MLTAPLSPDHLARSVMAVPPLARSTDGAISEPENERIIRHLENGGVELLLYGGNANLYHLPLSEYDGLLALLSRLAGPRTLVVPSAGPTYGLLLEQARVVRRHAFPTVMVLPQHGITTSRGVADGIRRFVDAAGVPALVYVKHDGFIEPEDVADLDRDGLISAIKYATVRTDPAVDPYLRRLVALVDPRKIISGIGEQPAIEHLRGFGLGGFTSGCVCVAPRLSQALLAAVRRGDFAQAERIRDLFRPLEDLRNAINPIRVLHQAVASAGIAATGPLLPLLTTVEPEHVAPITAAARTLLAADRTV; this is encoded by the coding sequence ATGCTCACCGCACCGCTGTCCCCCGACCATCTCGCCCGCTCCGTGATGGCGGTGCCCCCGCTGGCGCGGTCCACCGACGGCGCGATCAGCGAGCCCGAGAACGAGCGGATCATCCGCCATCTGGAGAACGGCGGCGTGGAACTGCTCCTCTACGGCGGCAACGCCAACCTGTATCACCTGCCGCTGTCGGAGTACGACGGGTTGCTCGCGCTGCTGTCGCGCCTGGCCGGACCCCGGACGCTCGTGGTCCCGTCGGCGGGGCCGACCTACGGGCTGCTGCTGGAACAGGCCCGTGTCGTGCGGCGCCATGCCTTTCCGACGGTGATGGTCCTGCCCCAGCACGGAATCACGACCAGCCGGGGCGTCGCCGACGGGATCCGCCGGTTCGTCGATGCGGCCGGGGTTCCGGCGCTGGTGTACGTCAAGCACGACGGGTTCATCGAGCCCGAGGACGTCGCCGACCTCGACCGCGACGGGCTGATCTCGGCGATCAAGTACGCGACGGTCCGCACCGATCCGGCCGTCGATCCCTACCTGCGGCGGCTGGTGGCGCTGGTCGATCCGCGGAAGATCATCAGCGGGATCGGCGAACAGCCGGCGATCGAGCATCTCCGCGGCTTCGGGCTCGGTGGGTTCACCAGCGGCTGCGTCTGTGTGGCGCCGCGGCTCTCCCAGGCGCTGCTGGCGGCGGTGCGCCGCGGCGATTTCGCCCAAGCGGAGCGGATCCGCGACCTGTTCCGGCCGCTCGAGGATCTGCGCAACGCCATCAATCCGATCCGCGTCCTCCACCAGGCGGTTGCCAGCGCCGGGATCGCCGCCACCGGTCCGTTGCTGCCGCTCCTCACCACGGTGGAGCCGGAGCACGTGGCGCCGATCACCGCCGCCGCGCGGACGCTGCTCGCCGCCGACCGCACGGTCTGA
- a CDS encoding ThuA domain-containing protein, which yields MGASDGRRCGARCLIVLVAALLGVGSRSSCADGAATWRLEARRQTPGDAARDWWRTVATPVEWPAPATAVIVCDVWDQHHCKRAVERLGEFAPRIAAVCDRIRATGGTVIHAPSDCMPAYALHPARKRVVELVAAGLPAGFVPPEAARAGWCSTLAAEADAEYPLDQSLGGEDDDPAEHAAWAAELERLGRNPRMPWLRQSPDVPIDAERDFITDDGAETARVLAARGIRHVILVGVHLNMCVLGRPFGLRRMAEAGRDVVLVRDLTDTMYDPAEWPWVNHFTGTERMIDHVERHVCPTIGSDELLGEGARPFRSPRDARPTVALVIAEDEYGSHRTLPALARRRLGGAFRVVEHHVAPDDPHSIPGLERIAEADVLVLAVRRRGLPSGQMTALRAFLAAGKPVIGIRTASHPFEPRPPVADRETWPEFDRDVFGIEYTGHFGKDVASVIRAERAAAVHPLLSGVPTEGELPQTGSLYRIAPATPATVVLATGAIPGEAPQPVLTELRRPDGGLSIYTSVGHPDDLARPEVERVIVNAVHVAAGVKPPRELDQRDPHDPALRWVSVRKVATAEFPAAADLVVRHTGSASALWARTVVVPDAAAAERGLELVVAPADGGGFAAGALEAWYDGRPLAAEVVEGRGTVFTLPASILTRHRPGVLAVEVAASAVRAYVDATTTLVARDAAAHVMLDRWQIRVGGARGAGFPDMPLPAQFGGPADAVTVLE from the coding sequence ATGGGAGCGAGCGACGGCAGACGGTGCGGCGCGCGGTGTCTGATCGTGCTGGTCGCGGCCCTCCTCGGGGTCGGCTCGCGTTCGTCGTGCGCCGACGGTGCCGCCACCTGGCGCCTCGAGGCGCGACGGCAGACGCCCGGCGATGCCGCCCGCGACTGGTGGCGCACGGTGGCGACGCCGGTCGAGTGGCCGGCGCCGGCGACGGCCGTGATCGTGTGCGACGTCTGGGATCAGCACCACTGCAAGCGCGCGGTCGAACGGCTCGGCGAATTCGCCCCGCGGATCGCGGCGGTCTGCGACCGGATCCGGGCCACCGGCGGCACGGTGATCCACGCGCCGAGCGACTGCATGCCGGCCTACGCTCTCCACCCGGCCCGGAAGCGCGTCGTCGAGCTCGTCGCCGCCGGGCTTCCCGCCGGTTTCGTGCCTCCGGAGGCAGCCCGCGCCGGCTGGTGCTCGACGCTCGCGGCCGAGGCCGACGCCGAGTATCCCCTCGACCAGTCGCTCGGCGGCGAGGATGACGACCCGGCCGAGCACGCGGCCTGGGCGGCGGAGCTCGAGCGGCTGGGGCGGAATCCACGGATGCCCTGGCTGCGGCAGTCGCCGGACGTGCCGATCGACGCCGAGCGCGACTTCATCACCGACGATGGTGCGGAGACGGCGCGGGTGCTGGCCGCGCGCGGGATCCGGCACGTGATCCTCGTCGGAGTCCACCTCAACATGTGCGTCCTCGGCCGGCCATTCGGCCTGCGGCGGATGGCCGAGGCCGGACGCGACGTGGTGCTCGTCCGTGATCTCACCGACACGATGTACGACCCGGCCGAGTGGCCGTGGGTCAACCATTTCACCGGCACCGAGCGGATGATCGACCATGTCGAGCGGCACGTCTGCCCGACGATCGGCAGCGACGAGCTGCTCGGCGAAGGAGCGCGGCCGTTCCGGTCGCCGCGCGACGCCCGGCCGACGGTGGCGCTGGTCATCGCCGAAGACGAATATGGCAGCCACCGCACGCTGCCGGCGCTGGCGCGGCGGCGGCTCGGGGGCGCGTTTCGCGTCGTCGAGCACCATGTCGCCCCCGATGATCCCCACTCGATCCCCGGGCTCGAGCGGATCGCCGAGGCCGACGTGCTCGTCTTGGCCGTGCGGCGCCGCGGGTTGCCGTCGGGGCAGATGACGGCGCTGCGGGCGTTTCTCGCCGCGGGCAAGCCCGTGATCGGGATCCGCACGGCGAGCCACCCGTTCGAACCGCGGCCGCCGGTGGCCGACCGCGAGACCTGGCCGGAGTTCGACCGCGACGTGTTCGGGATCGAGTACACGGGGCACTTCGGCAAGGACGTGGCCTCGGTGATCCGCGCCGAGCGCGCCGCGGCGGTTCACCCGCTCCTCTCGGGCGTTCCCACCGAGGGGGAGCTGCCCCAGACCGGGTCGCTGTACCGGATCGCACCGGCGACACCGGCCACGGTCGTGCTCGCCACCGGGGCGATACCGGGCGAGGCGCCGCAGCCGGTCCTCACCGAGCTCCGCCGTCCCGACGGTGGCCTCTCGATCTATACGTCGGTCGGCCATCCCGACGACCTCGCGCGGCCGGAGGTGGAACGGGTGATCGTCAACGCCGTCCATGTGGCCGCCGGTGTGAAGCCACCTCGTGAGCTCGACCAGCGCGATCCCCACGATCCGGCGCTCCGCTGGGTCAGCGTGCGGAAAGTCGCCACGGCGGAATTCCCCGCGGCTGCCGATCTGGTCGTCCGCCATACCGGGAGCGCGTCGGCGCTCTGGGCGCGGACGGTGGTCGTGCCCGATGCCGCCGCCGCGGAACGGGGGCTCGAGCTCGTCGTCGCGCCCGCGGATGGGGGCGGCTTTGCCGCCGGCGCGCTCGAGGCCTGGTACGACGGCCGGCCACTGGCGGCGGAAGTCGTCGAGGGCCGCGGGACCGTGTTCACGCTGCCGGCCTCGATCCTCACGCGGCACCGCCCCGGGGTGCTGGCGGTGGAAGTCGCTGCCAGCGCCGTGCGCGCCTACGTCGACGCGACGACCACGCTGGTGGCGCGTGATGCCGCCGCGCACGTCATGCTCGACCGCTGGCAGATCCGCGTCGGCGGTGCCCGTGGCGCCGGGTTTCCCGACATGCCGTTGCCGGCCCAATTCGGCGGCCCGGCCGACGCCGTCACGGTGCTCGAATGA